A single genomic interval of Juglans regia cultivar Chandler chromosome 1, Walnut 2.0, whole genome shotgun sequence harbors:
- the LOC108988161 gene encoding receptor-like protein kinase FERONIA has product MHTLVLIYLSLFLFLYCNAASTTENPQAPYAPTDHLYLDCGSSSSETFDGRFWKEDSQFSPKSSLPSTATEQSPSVPFIPYMTARIFHSVSTYSFSLSPGPKFLRLYFYPATYAGHDKTNSYFSVMANGFTLLNNFSAFLTVSALGCAKLVNEYIVNVQANQRLNITFIPLPNSYAFINGIEVVSMPDYLYTDRREEAVTCIDCNAILDNSTALETVYRLNVGGKEVSGKEDTGMFREWKQDDKYVFDVPGTTAYKTRFKIEYTAETPASTAPEIVYTTFRKMDRNPDFNLKHNLTWVFPVDVGFLYLVRLHFCETEPEVTESYQLVFTIYINNQTAEDEADVMYWSNGKRNIPVYKDYVVRVHSERQGKQDLWLALHPNMGSKPKYADAFLNGLEIFKLNQSNGGLAGQNPDRLQMTPPPISTGNRASVKSKSNRALIIAIIGGAVSGVALLAILGFLTMRLTKRATALGSAGGYSWWSLLCSTTTESTKTEGSSLPSDLCRCFSLSEIKAATNNFDDVLIIGVGGFGNVYKGHVDDGTTRVAIKRLKSGSKQGCHEFVTEIATLSQLRHLHLVSLIGYCNDDHEMILVYDYMPRGTLRDHLYNTDNPPLSLKQRLEICIGAARGLQYLHTGAKHMIIHRDVKTTNILLDEKWVAKVSDFGICKTGPTSVSRTHISTEVKGSFGYLDPEYIRLQKLTEKSDVYSFGVVLCEVLSARPPFFRAAEKNKVILVEWVRECYNGDMLDQIIDPFLKGEITPECLKRFVDLAVSCLLDDGSERPSMNDVVGSLKFALQLQESGNDIGRGGDTKGPLVQKFGISDSDDMLTSSSECLFNAVIISNLNITSSTGDDSFFY; this is encoded by the coding sequence ATGCACACGCTCGTGCTGATCTACCTTTCCTTGTTCCTTTTCTTATACTGCAACGCCGCTTCTACTACCGAAAACCCACAGGCGCCTTACGCCCCAACTGATCATCTTTACCTGGACTGTGGTTCATCCTCCAGCGAAACTTTCGATGGACGATTTTGGAAAGAAGATTCACAATTCTCTCCCAAATCATCCTTACCCTCCACCGCCACCGAACAAAGCCCTTCTGTTCCCTTCATCCCTTACATGACTGCTCGCATCTTTCACTCCGTCTCCACCTACTCCTTCTCCCTCTCACCTGGTCCAAAGTTCCTCCGCCTCTACTTCTACCCTGCTACATATGCGGGGCACGATAAAACCAACTCCTATTTCTCTGTCATGGCCAATGGTTTCACACTCTTAAACAATTTTAGTGCCTTTCTCACTGTTTCCGCACTGGGATGTGCAAAGCTCGTTAATGAATACATCGTCAACGTGCAAGCAAATCAGAGGCTCAACATAACTTTTATTCCATTGCCAAACTCTTACGCCTTCATTAACGGAATTGAAGTCGTTTCTATGCCCGACTACCTCTACACAGATCGAAGAGAAGAGGCCGTGACCTGCATTGATTGCAATGCTATCCTCGATAATTCCACTGCTCTTGAGACCGTTTACAGGTTAAACGTCGGTGGAAAAGAAGTCTCCGGTAAAGAAGATACTGGAATGTTCCGAGAATGGAAACAGGACGATAAATATGTTTTTGACGTCCCTGGGACGACGGCCTACAAAACCAGGTTTAAGATTGAATACACTGCGGAAACGCCAGCCTCCACGGCGCCGGAGATAGTTTACACTACCTTCCGTAAAATGGATAGAAATCCTGATTTCAACCTCAAGCACAATCTAACGTGGGTCTTCCCAGTCGATGTTGGATTTCTTTATCTTGTTAGGCTCCATTTCTGCGAGACTGAGCCGGAGGTTACGGAATCGTATCAGCTAGTGTTTACCATATACATCAATAATCAGACGGCGGAGGATGAAGCGGACGTGATGTACTGGAGTAATGGTAAGAGAAACATTCCCGTCTACAAAGACTACGTGGTACGGGTGCACAGTGAAAGACAAGGCAAGCAAGACTTATGGCTCGCGCTGCACCCTAACATGGGATCAAAACCAAAATATGCTGACGCATTTTTGAACGGTCTAGAAATATTCAAGTTGAACCAATCCAATGGTGGTCTCGCCGGGCAGAACCCTGACCGATTGCAGATGACACCTCCGCCGATTTCAACCGGAAACAGAGCATCGGTAAAGTCCAAAAGTAATCGGGCACTAATAATTGCAATCATTGGTGGTGCAGTTTCTGGCGTAGCTCTACTCGCCATTCTTGGTTTTTTGACTATGCGGCTGACTAAGAGAGCAACGGCCTTGGGCTCCGCCGGTGGTTATTCATGGTGGAGTCTACTTTGTTCCACTACGACCGAGTCAACCAAGACGGAAGGCTCATCTTTACCGTCAGATTTATGTCGCTGCTTTTCACTTTCTGAAATCAAAGCCGCCACAAACAATTTCGATGATGTTTTGATCATCGGGGTTGGAGGATTCGGAAACGTGTACAAGGGGCACGTTGATGATGGGACCACCCGAGTTGCAATCAAACGGCTGAAATCTGGCTCCAAACAGGGATGTCACGAGTTCGTGACCGAGATTGCGACGCTCTCCCAGCTACGACACCTCCATCTGGTGTCTTTGATTGGCTACTGCAACGATGATCACGAAATGATACTTGTTTATGATTACATGCCTCGTGGGACCCTCCGTGATCATCTCTACAACACTGATAATCCTCCTCTATCGTTGAAGCAACGGCTCGAGATCTGTATCGGTGCGGCACGAGGGTTGCAGTACCTCCACACCGGTGCAAAACACATGATCATTCATCGAGACGTGAAGACGACGAATATTCTTTTGGATGAGAAATGGGTGGCCAAGGTTTCTGATTTCGGCATCTGCAAAACCGGACCAACTAGTGTGTCCAGGACCCACATAAGCACGGAGGTCAAAGGTAGCTTCGGGTATTTGGACCCGGAATATATCAGACTTCAGAAGCTGACTGAAAAGTCCGACGTATACTCGTTCGGCGTAGTGTTGTGTGAAGTACTCTCTGCAAGGCCACCGTTTTTTCGTGCCGCCGAGAAGAACAAAGTGATCCTTGTGGAGTGGGTCCGAGAATGCTATAACGGCGACATGCTTGATCAGATTATTGATCCTTTTCTGAAGGGAGAGATCACACCCGAGTGTTTGAAGAGGTTTGTGGATCTCGCAGTGAGTTGTTTACTAGATGACGGAAGCGAACGACCTTCTATGAACGACGTAGTGGGGAGTCTTAAGTTTGCATTACAACTGCAGGAGAGCGGCAATGATATCGGCCGTGGTGGGGACACAAAGGGACCCCTCGTTCAAAAGTTCGGGATAAGTGATAGCGATGACATGCTTACTTCTTCTAGCGAATGTTTATTCAATGCAGTGATCATCAGCAATCTGAACATTACAAGCAGTACTGGAGACGACAGTTTTTTCTACTAA